The segment CGGCCTACTGCTTGCTGCTCCGCCTTGGTCCCTCCGACCGCGAACGCTCTACTACTACCTTGACGCTTGCTCTTCCAATCACCATCTTCTTGGTAGGTGTCGATGTCGCCTTTAGCCATGATTCCTCGCTTTCATATTGGTGATGTGATGATGGTAAGCCAACGATGGCTAAAACCAACCCCCACTAGTCGGGTCCGGCGCTAGTTCTTCTTGGGTTTAGGCGGACCGGGCTTATTTGCAGGGGAAGAGCCTTGAGGAATAATTGGAACTCGAGCGGGTTTTTGCCCTTCCTTCGAGACCACGCGCTGCGGTGCCTTGTTCTCATGTGTACGTTGCGATCTATTCTTCTCTGTCATCAGACCCCTGTCCTTATCTGCTTCAGCTCAAATTGGAGACAAAGTGCCCTCTGACCCAATTGGCATACTATTTTACATCTTTTTAATATTTCCTGGCCTGGCGTACCGGTACGCCACCGCAGGGCACCGTGCAACAACACGCCGATCGCCCTTTCGCGAGGTCGCCGCTGTGGTTGCGGTGAGCGCCCTCTGTTGGGTGGTCATCGTCTTGATCGTATTCATCTTCAGTCTTGTCGTACCAGGTATTAGCGAAACAATGAAATCAATTGTTCTCGATCCCAATCGAGTCTTCTCACGCCATCCAACTTCAACCGTAGGTTGGTTACTAGGATTTTTGGCTTTCTCAACTGTGATCGGCTTCTTGCTCGGTGGTGAGAAGTTGTACAAACGCCGGACTAAGTTTCTCCAGCGCTTCGGTGGCTCTATCAACGAAACCTCCGGCTGGGAGGAAGCCTTCGACACCCGATGCCCAGGAGAAAGTGAAGTGCACGTCGGAATTCAACTGAAGAGTGGTGCGTGGGTGCAAGGAGTTCTACTTTCCCGAACACCATCTACAGACGAAGGCCCGGACCGATCTATCCTGTTATCCGGTTGCATCCAACAACGGCTATCGGGCAGACGGAAGCTAGAGGACGTTAAGGGCTATGAAGTACTAGTGGTGCATGCGACCGAGATCGACTTCATGTCAGTGGGTTACTACCCGCCCGGGACATCGGATCGTTGGCAAGGCATCGCTCCCCGCGCGGGGGCTGTGTGATGAGCTTCGGCTGCCAGCGTCAACCGCCGAGCGGATCGCTCGATATTACTCCAATGGTGGTCTGCGTTGGAGTTCCGTTTGGCCACACTCGACCGCAATGGATCATCCCTCACGGCGGCACCATCTGCCTTGACGGCATAACCCGCGCTATCACCGCCGACTACAACTGATCCCACGCGTGCCGGGCCCAGCGGACGGGCGGTGACCGCTGCGATTCACAGACCAGTGGGCGAACCAGAAAGTGCGACCGAAACTATCTCTAGACCGTTTTCGGGAATTGCGATAGAATGGTGGAAGAAGGTACCCGAGCGAAGAGGAGTGAGCCATGGCGACGTCGACTGTCACTGCGACCACGCAGGCTGAGCGTGAACGCAGGGTCGCTGAGGCGATTCACAGTGGCGAGATGGAGGGTCTGCACGTCTCGGACGCTGGCCGTGAGGACGCCCAAGAGTACGTCGCCGGCCGTATCGATTCCGATGAGCTGGTTGCCCGCGCCCGCGCCCGCTATGGCCTCGGCTGATTTCGCTGACCCGTACCTCGATCCAGAGACGGGTTTATTGAGGAACAAGATCGGCGCCCGAACGAAGGTCGCTCTCGATGAGGCGGAGGGCGACCTTTCGTTTGCCCGCCTGATGCAGCTCATGGATCACCCGCCGAAGGCGACGGGTGACCTTAATGAGCTGTGTGCGATTCATCGCCAACTGTTCCAGGACGTCTACGAGTGGGCGGGGGAGCCGCGCACGGTCGACATCCGTAAGAATGTCGCGGGAGCTGAGCATTTCCTGCCTGTGTCGATGATCGAGCGCGCCGGCGGCTTCGCCGCAGAGGAGCTGCACGCCGACAACTACCTGCGTGGCATGGACCGAGACCGGTTCATTGACCGGCTGGCCTATCACTACGACCAGTTCAACTATGTGCATCCTTTCCGTGAGGGCAACGGCCGCACACAGCGTGTCTTCTGGAACCGTGTCGCTCGGGACGCTGGATGGCAGCTTAATTGGCGTGCCGTGCGCGGATCAACCAACGACGCCGCATGTCGGGCAGCGTCCGAGCATCGCGATCTCGCGCCGTTGTGTGGCATGTTTGGCGAGATCGTCGCCAAGGCTACTCCGGTCGCTGAGCGGGGTGCCGCGTGGCGGGCCGCCGAGCAGGCTCGGCTGTCATTCCCCACAGGCCCCTCAGGTGCCGTCCAACGCCGCCATGGTGGCCCATCGAGCACACCCCAGGCACGGATCACGCGCGCACCCGGACGGGGGCCCGGTGGGTTGGGGGAGGGGAGATGAGCAGGGTGATTGGTTACGCCCGGGTGAGCCCGCTTGAGCAGAAACCCGAGGCGCAAGAAGCCGAGTTGCGAGCAGCTGGCGCGGTTCGCGTGTTTGTCGACCACGGAGAGTCCACTCGTGCGCCCGACCGGCCGCAGTGGAATGCGTGCCTGGAGCATCTGCGCGAGGGAGACATGCTCATGATCCGTGCACTCGATCGCATCGCCGGGACTGAACAGATGGCTATTGAACTGATCTGTGATCTTGGGCGGCGCGGCGTCAGGCTCCGAAGCCTCACTGAGCCCTTCCTCGACGTCGACACGTCGACACCAATGGGAGAAGTCATCGTAAGCATCATGGCCGTGCTCGCCCAGCTCCGGATCTCGACGATCCGAGAGAACACTAGGCTCGGCCTCGTACACGCTCGCGCCAATGGGCGTGTTGGCGGTCGCCCGTCCGTCATGACGCCCGAGCGCACCGCCGCCGCGGTGCAGATGCACGCGACCGGACGCAGCATCGTGCAGATCGCGAAAGTGCTCGGCGTTGGCAAGTCATCCGTTTCCCGAGCACTCGCCAAGGTGGACGAAGAGAGCAAGGCGACCGCATCCGCGTAGACCAACGGCATCCAACGGTCTAAATCACTGTTGGGACGCTAGTTCGATACACCTGTCGTTGCAGCGGCAGTCGCTGAGTAGTGCAATTCCACCCCTACGTTCCACCGGCAAGAGGGGACGCGCCCGGTCGCCGAACGGTGACTCGGCAGGCGACCTGTCAGGTGGCTATTCGATACCCATTATGGGGTGGATCCTAGTGTCAAGGCTGATTAGTAGAGCCGGACACTTTTACCGGTGACATTGCGGGCGCCATTAAAATTGTATTCAGTGTTATGTCCCATCCGGCTGGTGCAGATGGTGGGGCCGCTTATTTTTGTCGTCCAGCAGATCCGCGCATCCCTGTTCCTTGAGTTGAACGCTCCTCGGGAAGGCCATGTGCCCTTTGCTGTGCCGGTTCCAGCGAACCCAAAGTTAAAGCTGGGTACGTTTCCAATCCAGCAAGGACGGTTGTTCGAGCAGTTGCTTCTCGTCGGGGTGAGCGCCGCGGGCCCCGCGATAGCCACCACTGACTCGACGACTCCGGACTCAGGGTCAACGGTGACCTTCTTTGTTTGATCGGTCGTGAGGAGCTCCTGCTCCTTAGTCGACAACTCGTCTTCGTCCGTGCTTTGATCGCTCAACTGAGCTATTGCCGGACCCAGCTCCACGACTTGTTCTTCCTGGGACGTCGTCTCATCATCGGCCATGGCCGCTCCGCCAGATAGGGCGACGCTGAGGCATGTGACGGCGAGGAATGTGAAAAGCGAAGTGGAGCGACGGAGCATGAGGGGATTATCCGATCTAGGGGGATATCTACTTGTTCACCAGCAAATCACGAAGGTCGCAATTCAATGTGTCGAGCGCATAACAATCGTCGCGACAAGCGCTTATCTGGGTATTAGACATGTTGCTGTCCAGCTGTCACCACCAGGGCTGCCCTTTCGGCCGTGGGTATGCGATGGATTGATGGACCGGTGCGCGATCACGGTGTCACCTTCGAGGTCCATGCGGCAGTCCAGGTTTCGGGTCCGACAAGCCCGTCGATAGTGAGCCCTTTCTCTTCCTGGAACTGCCGGGCTACTGAGGCTGTCTGATCTCCGTAGAGACCGTCGACGGCTATAGCCCATCCGCGGGAACGCACCTGGGTTTGCCAGCGTTGGAGATCGGAATTGTGTGAGTAGTAGCCGCTGACCGACGTGGACGGTCCGTCTTTGGGGCCGAAGTAGGAACCAGCAGGCAGGGGAAATTTCGGCGCTGCCTTGGTATCGGGAGGCGGTGTAGAGCCGGTGCCACCACCTCCGTAGCGTTTCCATGCTGATTGATCGCCAGCGAAGTAGTTGAGGTCAACGTCGCCGGCGATACCTGGGGTGCTTCCTTTGAAGCTGTATTGCCAGAGTGCTCGGACCGGCCAAGGGCCGGTCCCTGGGTCGCTGCTTCCCGGCCGCGCTACCCATAGTCCTGCCCCCGTGCGCCGGACTTTCGTCCACGATCGGGCTTTGAGCGTGGAGGTATTCATGTAGATGAGCGGGACTACTCCTGTTTTCGCTGCCACGCGCCTTAGCCACTCAGCGGCCCAGCCATCGGGGTCCCGATGGTCGATTTCCCAATCCAACGCCATGAGTTCACCGGCGCGGTGGCCAGCTCTCGACAGGAAGTGGTCGGCCTCCTGCACAGCGTTGCCGCCCTTGGCGAAGTGATACATCCCTACCAGGAGATCCCTTTCCCGAGCAGCCGCCATGTTCGCCGCGTAGGTGGGATCGGTATAGCTCGTCCCTTCCGTGGCC is part of the Saxibacter everestensis genome and harbors:
- a CDS encoding DUF2188 domain-containing protein, encoding MAKGDIDTYQEDGDWKSKRQGSSRAFAVGGTKAEQQAVGREAAKRDGVEHTIKKTDGTIGEKNSYGKDPNPPKG
- a CDS encoding Fic/DOC family protein, producing the protein MRNKIGARTKVALDEAEGDLSFARLMQLMDHPPKATGDLNELCAIHRQLFQDVYEWAGEPRTVDIRKNVAGAEHFLPVSMIERAGGFAAEELHADNYLRGMDRDRFIDRLAYHYDQFNYVHPFREGNGRTQRVFWNRVARDAGWQLNWRAVRGSTNDAACRAASEHRDLAPLCGMFGEIVAKATPVAERGAAWRAAEQARLSFPTGPSGAVQRRHGGPSSTPQARITRAPGRGPGGLGEGR
- a CDS encoding GH25 family lysozyme — translated: MAVLHGADVSHWQGAINWSKVDPDFIIFKATEGTSYTDPTYAANMAAARERDLLVGMYHFAKGGNAVQEADHFLSRAGHRAGELMALDWEIDHRDPDGWAAEWLRRVAAKTGVVPLIYMNTSTLKARSWTKVRRTGAGLWVARPGSSDPGTGPWPVRALWQYSFKGSTPGIAGDVDLNYFAGDQSAWKRYGGGGTGSTPPPDTKAAPKFPLPAGSYFGPKDGPSTSVSGYYSHNSDLQRWQTQVRSRGWAIAVDGLYGDQTASVARQFQEEKGLTIDGLVGPETWTAAWTSKVTP
- a CDS encoding antitoxin VbhA family protein; translation: MATSTVTATTQAERERRVAEAIHSGEMEGLHVSDAGREDAQEYVAGRIDSDELVARARARYGLG
- a CDS encoding recombinase family protein, with the protein product MSRVIGYARVSPLEQKPEAQEAELRAAGAVRVFVDHGESTRAPDRPQWNACLEHLREGDMLMIRALDRIAGTEQMAIELICDLGRRGVRLRSLTEPFLDVDTSTPMGEVIVSIMAVLAQLRISTIRENTRLGLVHARANGRVGGRPSVMTPERTAAAVQMHATGRSIVQIAKVLGVGKSSVSRALAKVDEESKATASA
- a CDS encoding DUF6338 family protein; amino-acid sequence: MPSDPIGILFYIFLIFPGLAYRYATAGHRATTRRSPFREVAAVVAVSALCWVVIVLIVFIFSLVVPGISETMKSIVLDPNRVFSRHPTSTVGWLLGFLAFSTVIGFLLGGEKLYKRRTKFLQRFGGSINETSGWEEAFDTRCPGESEVHVGIQLKSGAWVQGVLLSRTPSTDEGPDRSILLSGCIQQRLSGRRKLEDVKGYEVLVVHATEIDFMSVGYYPPGTSDRWQGIAPRAGAV